The following proteins come from a genomic window of Salvia hispanica cultivar TCC Black 2014 chromosome 4, UniMelb_Shisp_WGS_1.0, whole genome shotgun sequence:
- the LOC125219655 gene encoding AT-hook motif nuclear-localized protein 23-like, producing the protein MAGLDLTSPSHFASPLLRPNLHLHRPLDSDDDTTNNNSSGETVARRQRGRPAGSKNKPKPPVIITRESANTLRAHILEVASGCDVFEAVAAYAARRQRGICILSGTGTVTNVSLRQPAATLQGCFEILSLSGSFLPPPAPPGATSLTIYLAGGQGQVVGGNVVGALIASGPVIIIAASFTNVAYERLPLVDEDEGNIQMQQPPPASAQFPDLPFFNGQQQLPIEGAWAGNSAGRPQPY; encoded by the coding sequence ATGGCTGGGTTGGACTTAACCTCACCTTCCCACTTCGCCTCTCCCCTCCTCCGCCCcaacctccacctccaccgccCCCTCGATTCCGACGATGACACCACCAACAACAATTCATCCGGCGAGACGGTCGCGCGTCGCCAGCGCGGCCGCCCCGCGGGGTCGAAGAACAAGCCGAAGCCGCCCGTGATAATCACGCGCGAGAGCGCCAACACGCTCCGGGCCCACATCCTGGAGGTGGCCTCCGGCTGCGACGTCTTCGAGGCCGTCGCCGCCTACGCCGCCCGCCGCCAGCGCGGGATCTGCATCCTCAGCGGCACCGGCACCGTCACCAACGTCAGCCTCCGCCAGCCCGCCGCCACCCTCCAGGGCTGCTTCGAGATCCTATCCCTCTCCGGCTCCTTCCTGCCGCCGCCGGCGCCCCCCGGCGCCACCAGCCTCACCATCTACCTCGCCGGCGGGCAGGGCCAGGTGGTCGGCGGGAATGTCGTCGGCGCCCTCATCGCGTCCGGCCCCGTCATCATCATCGCGGCCTCGTTCACCAACGTGGCGTACGAGCGGCTGCCCCTGGTGGACGAGGACGAGGGGAATATTCAGATGCAGCAGCCGCCGCCGGCGTCCGCCCAGTTCCCTGATCTGCCTTTCTTTAATGGGCAGCAGCAGCTCCCCATTGAGGGTGCATGGGCTGGGAACTCCGCCGGCCGGCCGCAGCCGTATTAG
- the LOC125217838 gene encoding heavy metal-associated isoprenylated plant protein 4, with protein MAKEEKKVEVITAVYKAHLHCPKCAHDIQKPLLKIPGVHKVEAKFDKGEITVKGAIDAKKIHTRLQKWSKKKVELVSETKSKEDEKKKEAIRAITMKAFLHCDQCEREARRRLLMHRGIHNVKTDMKAQTIMVEGVIEAEKLKAYMKKKVHKYAEIVQEKKKEEEKKEKVVKVVEEKTTVIKEFKEVEKVEVKAKDGGAPYFIHYVHAPQLFSDENPNACAIM; from the exons ATGGctaaagaagagaagaaagtTGAAGTGATTACAGCCGTTTACAAAGCACATTTACATTGCCCAAAATGTGCACATGACATTCAAAAGCCCCTCTTAAAAATCCCAG GAGTCCATAAAGTTGAAGCAAAATTTGACAAGGGTGAAATCACAGTGAAAGGGGCCATTGATGCCAAGAAGATTCACACCAGACTCCAAAAATGGAGCAAGAAAAAAGTTGAATTAGTTTCTGAGACAAAATCCAAGGAAGATGAGAAAAAG AAGGAAGCTATAAGAGCAATCACTATGAAGGCGTTCTTGCACTGCGATCAATGCGAAAGGGAAGCACGTAGGCGACTCTTAATGCACAGAG GTATACATAATGTTAAGACAGACATGAAAGCACAAACGATAATGGTCGAAGGAGTGATAGAGGCAGAGAAGCTGAAGGCATACATGAAAAAGAAGGTGCACAAATATGCAGAAATTGtgcaagaaaagaagaaagaagaggagaagaaagagaaagtgGTTAAGGTTGTTGAGGAGAAAACCACTGTGATTAAGGAGTTTAAGGAAGTTGAGAAAGTAGAGGTGAAAGCAAAGGATGGTGGAGCTCCATATTTCATACATTATGTTCACGCTCCTCAGTTGTTTAGTGATGAAAATCCTAATGCTTGTGCCATTATGTAA
- the LOC125218729 gene encoding uncharacterized protein LOC125218729 yields the protein MQAIKDKITDMKELHKAKAEAREVEKAERQDAKNRLAVVHQVAKARKAEAAMDYHVQKAAEKAAEVQEDVASGGAQLPSAEELDDSLSYSQNEASAPPSQDLYSGGAHPDSGHDKAAFVDVPFSPDTGAPPSQNDRL from the exons ATGCAGGCCATCAAGGATAAGATTACTGACATGAAGGAACTCCACAAAGCAAAGGCTGAAGCAAGAGAGGTTGAAAAG GCAGAGAGACAAGATGCAAAAAATCGACTTGCGGTGGTTCATCAGGTGGCGAAGGCAAGAAAAGCTGAGGCGGCGATGGATTATCACGTCCAGAAAGCCGCGGAAAAGGCAGCGGAAGTACAGGAAGATGTTGCCTCAGGCGGCGCACAGCTGCCCTCTGCAGAGGAACTCGATGATAGCCTCTCTTACAGCCAGAACGAGGCATCAGCACCACCGTCTCAGGACCTTTACAGCGGTGGAGCCCACCCTGATTCTGGCCATGACAAGGCCGCTTTCGTCGACGTCCCCTTCTCCCCTGACACCGGCGCCCCACCATCCCAGAATGATAGGCTGTAG